In one window of Verrucomicrobiales bacterium DNA:
- the sufT gene encoding putative Fe-S cluster assembly protein SufT produces the protein MTDVTSTELLRECTAVQIPYGSSAVLPKGTQVDIIQTLGGTFTIRTPEGMFRIAGKDADALGVPVPPEAVAKPATVTPGVVDEKLIWDTLRTCYDPEIPVNIVDLGLVYDMAIDRLPSGHSKVSVKMTLTAPGCGMGATIAGDAQQKILMLDGIEEASVDIVWDPPWHQSMITEQGRRILGLE, from the coding sequence ATGACGGACGTGACTTCCACTGAATTGTTGCGGGAATGTACTGCGGTTCAGATCCCCTATGGCTCCTCCGCGGTCCTCCCCAAAGGCACCCAGGTCGACATCATCCAGACGCTGGGGGGAACCTTCACAATTCGCACGCCCGAAGGCATGTTCCGCATCGCGGGCAAGGATGCCGATGCCCTGGGGGTGCCGGTGCCCCCCGAAGCCGTCGCCAAGCCAGCCACAGTCACTCCCGGGGTGGTTGATGAGAAGCTGATCTGGGACACTCTCCGGACCTGCTACGATCCTGAGATCCCGGTCAACATCGTGGATCTGGGCCTGGTGTATGACATGGCGATCGATAGGCTGCCGAGCGGCCATAGCAAGGTGAGCGTGAAGATGACCCTCACCGCGCCCGGCTGCGGCATGGGTGCCACCATCGCAGGCGACGCTCAGCAGAAGATTCTGATGCTGGACGGTATCGAAGAGGCGTCGGTCGATATCGTCTGGGATCCCCCCTGGCATCAGTCCATGATTACCGAGCAGGGGCGGCGGATCCTTGGTCTGGAGTAG
- the ccsA gene encoding cytochrome c biogenesis protein CcsA — MKTCIRLITSLRLTVACLIAAIILVFIGTLAQVELGLHATQARYFQSVFVYWTPERTQWRIPVWPGGWLLGGVLLVNLIAAHLQRFEWSWRKSGIVLIHFGLIVLLIGQFFTEIFQVESFMVIENQGRKNFSEDARKHELAIVDVTDPLHSTTVAIPETFLSSKGEIKDPQLPFTLRVKEFYRNSTPVLFDSQANGKRFAANQGFGQRMGLEERATTAKMNDENKPAALVEVIAANQPLGEWSVSTWLTKNGYKDRLRDFQIERGMPMDSLADQPQQFTHAGRTYTISLRPVRYYKSYSIELIQFTHARYQGTDIPKDYSSRIHLRNERTQEEREVLISMNNPLRYGGETYYQAGFLEKDAGTILQVVRNPAWLAPYSSCIVVGLGLLIHFSIHFFKFLKESPSRRTAPVKRGDVPSSVPSPLEDSSTAVGVGGVLSPKRGIPSETKFSWLLAAAFAMWILFSLRPTKNLTEFKLDEFGRLPILANGRIQPLDSFARNTLLSIHGTQTVRPATHDPSQTRVLSAREWLLEVMADAKKADNRRIFRIESLDLRNLLGAQEGRLGQLAYTELAPKRDQILKEARQLLKIEEEKGREPQLRNAYEKDLMHLYQGMIIYDRLKNAIQPADSRDFQGELKVFRETIPPALTAVQEHQAGNLAIATNGSIALLSLFMNRYQNMTLWGLPMLAPPLEVDSNREGWSNIGTNLLLAMRSGRFHPAIDYYAAIATSWRADKPADFNKAVSDYQGWLVQRGLGSEMSKSKAEFLFNHLEPFYKATLMYVAALLLGAAFWLNFSPWLRKSAYSLVILAFALHTIGLIFRMWLEGRPPVTNLYSSAVFVGWGAVFLGIILERLYPEGIGLVTASCVGFMTLIIAHNLAGGGDTLEMMRAVLDTNVWLATHVVIINIGYAATSLAGFLGIIYIARGIFTRSLSQPRAKRLARMVYGTVCFATLFTFVGTVLGGLWADQSWGRFWGWDPKENGALLIVLANATLLHMRWGGMIRERGMMSAAIFGNIVTAWSWFGTNMLGVGLHSYGFMDKGFQWLVLFVASQGVFMLLALTPLRHWRSLLSESTDAAKTVPPDESATGGI, encoded by the coding sequence ATGAAAACCTGCATTCGTCTGATCACCTCTCTACGGCTCACGGTGGCATGCCTTATCGCCGCCATCATCCTTGTGTTTATCGGCACGCTCGCGCAGGTCGAATTGGGGCTCCACGCCACACAAGCCCGATACTTTCAGAGCGTCTTCGTCTATTGGACTCCCGAGAGGACACAGTGGAGAATTCCTGTCTGGCCGGGCGGCTGGCTGCTGGGCGGCGTGCTGCTCGTGAATTTGATCGCTGCGCATCTTCAGCGATTCGAGTGGTCCTGGAGGAAATCCGGAATCGTTCTCATTCATTTCGGGCTCATCGTGCTGCTGATCGGGCAGTTCTTCACCGAGATCTTCCAAGTGGAAAGCTTCATGGTGATTGAGAATCAGGGACGAAAGAACTTCAGCGAAGACGCACGAAAGCACGAGCTTGCAATTGTAGACGTCACGGATCCCCTCCATAGCACGACTGTAGCTATTCCAGAAACTTTCTTGTCCTCCAAAGGTGAGATCAAAGATCCGCAATTGCCCTTCACTCTTCGCGTGAAAGAGTTCTATCGGAATTCTACGCCAGTCCTTTTCGATTCGCAGGCAAATGGAAAGAGGTTCGCTGCAAACCAGGGGTTTGGACAGAGGATGGGTCTGGAAGAGCGGGCTACCACCGCGAAAATGAATGACGAAAACAAACCAGCGGCCTTGGTGGAAGTGATTGCAGCCAACCAGCCCTTGGGCGAGTGGTCGGTTTCTACTTGGCTGACTAAAAACGGCTACAAGGACCGGCTACGCGACTTTCAGATCGAGCGAGGCATGCCCATGGACTCCTTGGCCGACCAACCGCAGCAATTCACCCACGCCGGCCGAACCTACACGATCTCATTGCGCCCGGTGCGTTACTACAAATCCTATTCCATCGAACTCATTCAGTTCACTCATGCGCGTTACCAGGGCACGGATATCCCGAAAGACTATTCCAGTCGCATTCACCTCCGAAACGAGCGAACGCAGGAAGAGCGTGAAGTGTTGATCTCCATGAACAACCCATTGCGCTACGGCGGCGAAACGTACTATCAAGCGGGGTTCCTGGAGAAAGATGCCGGAACCATCCTCCAGGTGGTACGGAACCCGGCTTGGCTGGCTCCCTATTCCTCCTGCATCGTGGTGGGTCTGGGATTGTTGATCCACTTTTCTATACATTTTTTCAAGTTCCTGAAGGAATCGCCGAGCCGGCGAACGGCTCCGGTTAAAAGAGGAGACGTCCCAAGCTCTGTTCCGTCTCCTTTGGAGGATTCGAGTACTGCAGTGGGCGTAGGTGGAGTCTTAAGTCCGAAGCGGGGCATTCCATCAGAAACAAAGTTTTCGTGGCTTCTGGCAGCGGCGTTCGCGATGTGGATTCTTTTCAGCCTGCGGCCGACTAAGAATCTCACGGAGTTCAAACTGGACGAATTTGGACGCTTACCAATCCTGGCCAATGGTCGCATCCAGCCCTTAGATTCATTCGCACGTAACACACTTCTCAGCATCCACGGAACCCAGACAGTCCGGCCTGCGACCCATGATCCGTCGCAAACAAGGGTTCTTTCCGCTCGCGAGTGGCTGCTGGAAGTGATGGCTGATGCGAAGAAGGCAGACAACCGTCGGATTTTTCGGATCGAGAGCCTGGACTTGCGCAACCTGCTGGGTGCTCAGGAAGGCCGACTAGGGCAGCTTGCTTACACCGAGTTAGCTCCCAAACGTGATCAGATTCTTAAAGAGGCTCGCCAACTGCTCAAGATAGAGGAGGAGAAGGGGCGAGAACCGCAGCTTCGTAACGCCTACGAAAAAGATCTCATGCACCTGTATCAAGGGATGATCATCTATGATCGCCTCAAGAACGCCATTCAACCAGCCGACAGCCGGGACTTTCAGGGGGAGTTAAAGGTCTTTCGAGAGACAATTCCTCCCGCCCTCACCGCAGTGCAGGAACATCAGGCCGGAAATCTCGCGATCGCGACGAACGGGAGTATTGCCCTCCTAAGTCTGTTCATGAATCGGTATCAGAATATGACTCTCTGGGGCCTTCCCATGCTGGCGCCGCCACTGGAGGTTGATTCCAACCGGGAGGGATGGAGCAACATCGGCACAAACCTGCTGCTCGCAATGCGATCAGGCAGGTTTCATCCGGCGATCGACTACTATGCCGCGATAGCCACATCCTGGCGTGCAGATAAGCCTGCCGATTTCAACAAGGCGGTCAGCGACTATCAAGGATGGCTGGTGCAGCGCGGTCTCGGTTCCGAGATGAGCAAGAGTAAGGCGGAGTTTCTCTTCAATCATCTAGAGCCCTTCTACAAAGCGACGCTCATGTATGTCGCCGCCCTGCTTCTCGGCGCGGCGTTCTGGTTGAACTTTTCCCCGTGGTTGCGCAAGTCGGCTTACAGCCTGGTGATACTCGCCTTTGCGCTACACACGATCGGCCTGATTTTTCGAATGTGGCTGGAAGGCCGTCCTCCGGTGACGAATCTCTACTCTTCGGCGGTGTTCGTCGGATGGGGTGCAGTGTTCCTGGGAATTATTCTGGAGCGTCTCTACCCTGAGGGCATCGGTCTGGTGACAGCGTCGTGCGTTGGTTTCATGACGCTGATCATTGCGCACAATCTTGCGGGCGGTGGTGACACGCTGGAGATGATGCGGGCGGTGCTGGACACGAACGTCTGGCTGGCCACCCACGTTGTGATCATCAATATCGGTTATGCCGCGACGTCCCTCGCCGGGTTCCTTGGAATCATTTACATCGCGCGCGGGATTTTCACTCGCTCGCTGAGCCAACCAAGGGCAAAAAGGCTCGCTCGTATGGTGTATGGCACGGTTTGCTTCGCGACACTGTTCACGTTTGTGGGCACTGTTCTTGGTGGCTTGTGGGCTGATCAATCCTGGGGACGCTTCTGGGGCTGGGATCCGAAAGAGAACGGCGCGTTACTGATCGTTCTCGCCAACGCCACGCTGCTGCACATGCGCTGGGGTGGAATGATTCGAGAACGTGGTATGATGTCCGCCGCCATCTTCGGCAATATCGTCACGGCGTGGTCTTGGTTCGGCACCAACATGCTCGGCGTGGGGCTCCATTCTTACGGATTCATGGACAAGGGCTTCCAGTGGTTGGTGTTGTTCGTCGCGTCACAAGGCGTGTTCATGCTGCTGGCCCTGACGCCGCTCCGCCACTGGCGAAGCCTCCTATCGGAGTCCACCGATGCTGCCAAAACCGTTCCTCCTGATGAATCCGCCACAGGTGGCATTTGA
- the mutS gene encoding DNA mismatch repair protein MutS: MSAEPQLTPMMAQYRRIKGELPKDALLLFRLGDFYEMFFEDAQAGSQILNVALTKRGVIPMCGIPYHAANTYISRMLKAGRKVAICDQMEEAKPGQLVKREVTQILSPGTHFDERMLVAERNNFLASVCQHGSAYGLAVVDLTTGDFKATQLESEAALVTEIDRLRPAETILPMEASKLRDLLLTRVSGLNGYDDWVFAPETALYTVREHFKVASLDGFGLRNKSAAVGAVGAALHYLAQHLRRDVSHLLRLSTYEAADYLILDSTTLRHLEILEPLHRDAPKEATLFGALNRTTTPMGARRLRDWLSQPLSNALAIRSRQAVIAQFINDPSVLDQLRALLKGVRDLERTMGRLSIGSGNGRDLTALRQGLEPLPALKSLMEQTLESARLQPDDEALINEADPSALGLLEELAGQITPQPALVELISRAIVDEPPLALKEGGLIREGFDPALDDIRIGAREGKDWVAKLQQDEIERTGIASLKVRFNSVFGYYIEITKSNLDKVPAHYIRKQTVANAERFITPELKEVEGRILGAEERSTKLEYELFLKVREEVLSWLKPIQETAAALAQLDVLGSFAETARLHQYVQPVVAEEGVLNIRDGRHPVLEQTLTEERFVANDTELDLAHCQIALITGPNMAGKSTYLRQVALLALLAHTGSFLPAAEARIDLLDRVFTRIGASDDLSRGQSTFMVEMSETANILNNATPKSLIVLDEIGRGTSTFDGLSLAWSIVEHLHNAVGAKTLFATHYHELTELAQRLKRLKNYNVAVREWNDQIVFLRKILEGGTDKSYGIQVARLAGVPKTVVERAKQILGNLEESELTPEGNVKPQARQKAEREKLRRLAPTAQLDLFAK; the protein is encoded by the coding sequence ATGTCAGCCGAGCCCCAACTCACTCCAATGATGGCCCAGTATCGACGTATCAAGGGCGAACTGCCCAAAGATGCGCTGCTGCTGTTTCGCCTGGGGGACTTCTACGAGATGTTTTTTGAGGATGCGCAGGCCGGATCCCAGATCCTCAACGTGGCGTTGACCAAGCGCGGGGTGATCCCGATGTGCGGGATCCCCTACCATGCCGCCAACACCTACATCAGCCGCATGCTGAAGGCCGGCCGCAAGGTGGCGATCTGCGACCAGATGGAGGAGGCCAAGCCCGGACAATTGGTCAAACGGGAGGTCACTCAGATTCTGAGCCCCGGCACCCACTTCGATGAGCGGATGCTGGTGGCGGAACGGAACAACTTTCTCGCCTCGGTCTGTCAGCACGGCTCCGCCTACGGACTGGCGGTGGTTGATCTGACCACCGGCGACTTCAAGGCAACCCAGCTCGAGAGCGAGGCCGCGTTGGTCACCGAGATCGATCGATTGCGCCCAGCCGAAACCATTCTTCCCATGGAAGCCAGCAAGCTCCGCGACTTGCTGCTCACTCGGGTCTCCGGGCTGAACGGTTACGACGACTGGGTGTTCGCCCCGGAGACGGCGCTGTATACCGTGCGTGAGCATTTCAAGGTCGCCTCCTTGGATGGCTTTGGACTGCGCAACAAATCAGCGGCGGTCGGCGCCGTCGGTGCCGCTCTGCACTACCTCGCCCAGCATCTGCGTCGGGATGTGTCGCATCTCCTGCGCTTGAGCACTTATGAGGCGGCAGACTACCTCATTCTCGACAGCACCACCCTGCGACATCTTGAAATCCTGGAGCCGCTGCATCGGGATGCACCGAAAGAAGCGACGCTCTTCGGCGCTCTGAACCGCACCACCACCCCGATGGGCGCGCGTCGCTTGCGGGACTGGCTCTCGCAGCCTCTCTCCAATGCCCTGGCTATCCGTTCGCGGCAGGCAGTCATCGCCCAATTCATCAACGACCCAAGTGTGCTCGATCAACTCCGCGCACTGCTCAAAGGCGTGCGTGATCTGGAGCGAACCATGGGACGATTGAGCATCGGCTCCGGGAACGGCCGTGATCTGACCGCGCTCCGCCAAGGCCTCGAGCCCCTGCCCGCCCTTAAATCCCTGATGGAACAAACGCTGGAATCCGCCCGGCTCCAACCGGACGATGAGGCCCTCATCAACGAGGCCGACCCCAGCGCATTGGGCCTACTCGAAGAATTAGCCGGCCAGATCACACCACAACCTGCCCTGGTCGAACTGATCAGTCGGGCCATTGTGGACGAGCCTCCCTTGGCGCTCAAGGAAGGTGGCCTGATCCGGGAGGGCTTTGATCCCGCCCTCGACGACATCCGGATCGGCGCCCGTGAAGGCAAAGATTGGGTGGCGAAACTGCAGCAGGATGAAATCGAGCGAACCGGGATCGCCTCCCTCAAGGTCCGCTTCAACTCGGTCTTCGGTTACTACATCGAGATCACCAAGAGCAATCTCGACAAGGTTCCCGCGCATTACATCCGCAAACAAACCGTAGCCAATGCGGAGCGGTTCATCACTCCCGAACTCAAGGAAGTCGAGGGACGCATCCTGGGAGCGGAGGAGCGCAGCACGAAGCTCGAGTATGAGCTGTTCCTCAAAGTGCGCGAGGAAGTGTTGAGCTGGCTCAAACCCATTCAAGAGACGGCCGCCGCGCTAGCACAGCTGGATGTGCTAGGCAGCTTTGCGGAGACCGCGAGGCTCCACCAATACGTGCAGCCGGTGGTGGCCGAAGAAGGAGTTCTGAACATTCGCGATGGAAGGCATCCGGTTTTGGAACAGACGCTGACGGAAGAGCGTTTTGTTGCCAACGACACCGAGCTGGATCTGGCCCACTGCCAAATCGCATTGATCACCGGTCCCAACATGGCGGGTAAGAGCACCTATCTGCGTCAGGTGGCTCTGCTGGCGCTACTCGCCCACACCGGGTCGTTCCTGCCGGCGGCCGAGGCGCGGATCGATCTACTCGACCGCGTGTTCACCCGAATCGGGGCGAGCGATGATCTGTCGCGGGGGCAATCGACCTTCATGGTCGAGATGAGCGAGACCGCCAACATTCTCAACAATGCCACGCCCAAAAGTTTGATCGTGCTGGATGAGATCGGACGCGGCACCAGCACCTTCGACGGACTAAGCCTGGCCTGGTCCATCGTGGAGCACCTGCACAACGCGGTAGGGGCGAAAACTCTGTTCGCCACTCACTACCACGAGCTGACCGAACTCGCCCAGCGACTCAAGCGGCTCAAGAACTACAATGTGGCCGTGAGGGAATGGAACGATCAGATCGTGTTCCTGAGAAAGATCCTCGAGGGCGGAACCGATAAGAGCTACGGCATTCAGGTGGCACGGCTAGCAGGCGTGCCCAAAACGGTGGTGGAGCGGGCCAAGCAGATTCTGGGCAACTTGGAAGAGAGTGAGCTGACCCCTGAAGGCAACGTGAAGCCGCAGGCACGTCAGAAGGCCGAGCGGGAGAAACTCCGCAGGCTGGCCCCCACCGCCCAGCTCGATCTGTTCGCGAAGTAG
- a CDS encoding sigma-70 family RNA polymerase sigma factor — MDKRSDHDLLNEFATNRCEAAFGALVDRHIGLVYSAALRQVNDAHLAEDVTQAVFVLLARKAGTIPKRCILSGWLYRTARFIACDVIKSEARRRKREKEATQSSSLHSEQEDQWEQAEQQLDQALSRLSEIERAAILLRYFEAKSLNEVGEELGCSEEAARKRLDRAIEKLRRHFGGRNALTTSGMEQLLSSAPAHDDFPVGLTIRTSTAALADGVGAGVKVLALVERSLRSMFLTKLRHMIAAAGLPIALLLAIHHSGRRNIPTGSEIIGWHLAQSGSESLRNEHRNEAAGTSCMTCHRGDRSDREPTVRHIYASGSWQKQLSGLQGTFQLRLAGPDRALESIEIAGLGSFVRGRNRDAAWSIEPGGSVHWLAPLQAEQFEWDTDFLIGYENVNRSTSTNQDQGKKVQLVSFEQMKAYRIGENQQGVETANFFDLESKYRVGSVWAPSQWSVFQTNIFQHYQPYDTIAFPSRILRRRGESEEVLTITNLIITDVPLRIFRPPTTP; from the coding sequence ATGGACAAAAGATCAGACCACGATCTGCTGAACGAATTCGCAACGAATCGCTGCGAGGCGGCCTTCGGTGCCTTGGTCGATCGTCATATTGGCTTGGTCTACTCCGCGGCCCTTCGCCAGGTAAACGATGCGCACCTAGCTGAGGACGTAACTCAGGCAGTCTTTGTCCTGCTGGCCAGAAAGGCTGGCACCATCCCGAAGAGGTGCATCCTTTCCGGATGGCTCTATCGAACCGCACGGTTCATCGCATGCGACGTAATCAAAAGCGAAGCCCGGCGGAGAAAGCGCGAGAAGGAAGCCACACAAAGCAGTTCATTGCATTCGGAGCAGGAAGACCAATGGGAGCAGGCTGAACAACAGCTAGATCAAGCGTTGTCACGACTGAGCGAAATCGAACGAGCGGCCATATTGTTGCGGTATTTCGAAGCGAAGAGTTTGAACGAAGTCGGGGAGGAGCTTGGCTGTAGTGAAGAAGCTGCTCGAAAACGCCTGGATCGCGCGATCGAAAAGCTTCGCCGCCATTTCGGAGGCCGAAACGCTCTGACGACAAGCGGTATGGAGCAACTTCTTTCCAGCGCTCCAGCCCATGACGATTTTCCCGTCGGTCTCACCATTCGAACCTCCACCGCGGCTTTGGCGGATGGGGTCGGGGCGGGGGTGAAAGTGCTCGCTCTGGTCGAGAGGTCACTGCGGTCCATGTTCCTCACCAAACTCAGGCACATGATAGCGGCCGCGGGTCTCCCGATCGCTCTGCTTTTAGCGATTCATCATTCAGGCCGCCGCAACATCCCCACAGGCTCCGAGATTATTGGATGGCACCTCGCGCAATCCGGATCCGAATCGCTGAGGAACGAACACAGAAACGAGGCAGCGGGCACCTCATGCATGACCTGCCATCGTGGGGATCGCTCCGACCGAGAACCTACAGTCCGTCATATCTACGCGTCTGGAAGTTGGCAAAAACAACTTAGTGGACTACAAGGCACTTTCCAACTTCGGCTCGCAGGACCCGACCGTGCGCTGGAATCGATCGAGATTGCCGGCCTTGGTAGCTTTGTTCGAGGACGAAACCGGGATGCGGCGTGGTCGATCGAGCCCGGCGGATCCGTTCATTGGCTCGCGCCCCTCCAGGCTGAGCAGTTCGAATGGGATACGGATTTCTTGATAGGGTACGAGAACGTCAACCGGTCTACTTCGACCAACCAGGATCAAGGGAAAAAAGTCCAGCTCGTGAGCTTCGAGCAAATGAAAGCTTATCGGATTGGGGAGAATCAACAAGGGGTCGAAACGGCCAATTTCTTTGATTTAGAATCTAAATATCGTGTCGGTTCGGTTTGGGCTCCTTCCCAATGGAGCGTGTTCCAGACCAACATTTTTCAGCACTATCAACCTTACGACACCATCGCTTTTCCGAGCCGCATTCTCCGCCGCAGAGGCGAGTCAGAAGAGGTCCTGACCATCACGAATTTGATCATCACGGACGTCCCCCTTAGAATTTTCAGGCCTCCCACGACACCGTAG
- a CDS encoding PQQ-dependent sugar dehydrogenase — MRSEKPVPATTPAWHPTGCLSLLVFFLSWTGLVTPGSSGAQAQRVAWTSSRVQGSPEPPPLAVAERIRPEVKFKDPLELASTPSLPHLFVLEQSGKLFSLKLSDPSAKPDLALDLKAKIPQFGSAYGLSFHPGFATNRQLFLCYTLNRDVPDGTRVSRFRVTTLTPPTVDPASEEIILTFPSGGHNGGSLQFGADGMLYISTGDQASPSPPDPLNTGQDISDLLSSILRIDVSASDGSRPYRIPSDNPFLHTPNARPEVWAYGLRNPWRMSFEPGTSVLWVADVGWELWESVFRLDRPGMNCGWSILEGSQKVRTDQKRGPTPLEKPIVAHSHEEAASITGGYFYRGERLPALRGAYVYGDWETGRMWALRHDQGRLTERVEIASTGLKLVAFGESADQELYFLDYVGGGLYALARNPVAQSKDPFPKRLSETGLFSSVKDQVPAAGVYEFNVASPLWNDGATARRWIGLPSLQPVRFTTSYWQAPRDLVPTNTVLARTVTIETRRSDPQTRRHLETQVLHFNGLGWNAYTYRWNEDQTDAVLVPAAGAQQTLSIQGERLPAGKETLNWRHHSRSECLRCHNPWNGTLLGFNPSQLARAVPPASTSTSTSTSTSTEFDTEAKRLSALGLITLTEPIKASAVNPHESTHALPDRARSYLHAQCGHCHRDNAGGAVLVKLNLEPSLADLSLVQARPVQGHLGLTNAPLLSPGDPLNSLLLYRFAKLGSSHMPYLGSSLVDETGLNLLARWIQEMPSSNLVSHHPRLLSAARAVLPQLGSPGTHSQGQFAALIQSPQGALALRLAIAERSSPTVLDQGILNLAQNAESPLVRDLLAPLLPAHARRQVIGTEPDVEALIALPGSSERGKGLFFSSAGLQCQNCHTAQGAGKAIGPDLSQVAKKYTKDQILRHILEPNLLIDPAYATWTAEAADGESYTGCLVQESPDHIVLKDTTGSLHSLPRSNVRSLLKSGTSLMPEGLLSQSTAEEVADLLAYLTALRGE; from the coding sequence ATGCGCAGCGAGAAACCAGTTCCGGCCACGACGCCCGCATGGCATCCAACCGGGTGTCTGTCCCTGCTCGTCTTTTTTCTCAGCTGGACCGGCTTGGTCACTCCCGGGTCCAGCGGGGCCCAGGCCCAACGCGTGGCTTGGACGAGCTCGCGGGTTCAAGGGTCTCCAGAACCACCACCCCTCGCGGTGGCGGAACGAATCCGGCCCGAGGTGAAATTCAAAGATCCCCTTGAGTTGGCTTCAACCCCCTCCCTGCCTCACCTCTTCGTTCTGGAGCAATCCGGGAAACTGTTCTCCCTCAAGCTATCCGACCCGAGCGCCAAACCGGACCTTGCGTTAGATCTCAAAGCAAAGATTCCCCAGTTCGGATCCGCCTACGGATTGAGCTTCCACCCGGGGTTCGCCACCAATCGCCAACTCTTTCTTTGCTACACCCTGAACCGCGATGTGCCAGATGGCACCCGGGTTTCCCGTTTCAGAGTCACAACGCTCACCCCACCCACTGTCGATCCCGCATCGGAGGAAATCATTCTGACGTTCCCATCCGGCGGGCACAATGGTGGCAGCCTGCAGTTCGGAGCCGACGGAATGCTCTACATCAGCACCGGCGATCAAGCTTCGCCCAGCCCGCCCGACCCCCTCAACACCGGCCAGGACATCAGTGACCTGCTGAGCAGCATTTTGCGCATCGATGTCAGCGCATCGGACGGCTCACGCCCCTACCGAATCCCGTCCGACAATCCATTCCTACACACTCCAAACGCCCGTCCCGAAGTCTGGGCTTACGGACTGCGCAATCCCTGGCGGATGAGTTTTGAGCCTGGCACGTCGGTGCTGTGGGTCGCCGACGTCGGCTGGGAGTTATGGGAGTCGGTGTTCCGACTTGACCGGCCTGGAATGAACTGCGGCTGGTCAATCCTCGAAGGAAGTCAGAAGGTGCGAACCGACCAGAAGCGCGGTCCGACTCCCCTAGAAAAACCGATCGTGGCCCACAGTCACGAAGAAGCAGCCTCCATCACAGGCGGCTATTTCTATCGCGGAGAACGCTTGCCCGCGTTGCGGGGCGCCTATGTTTACGGCGATTGGGAAACCGGCCGCATGTGGGCACTCCGCCACGATCAGGGGCGGCTCACGGAGCGAGTTGAGATTGCTTCAACCGGACTGAAGCTCGTTGCTTTTGGAGAGTCAGCTGATCAGGAACTCTACTTTCTCGACTATGTGGGGGGCGGGTTGTATGCGCTTGCTCGCAACCCGGTGGCTCAGTCGAAAGATCCCTTCCCAAAGCGACTGAGTGAGACCGGCCTGTTCAGCTCGGTCAAGGACCAGGTCCCGGCCGCGGGTGTTTATGAATTTAATGTCGCCTCTCCGCTCTGGAACGATGGAGCGACGGCTCGACGATGGATTGGACTTCCGTCGCTGCAGCCGGTTCGTTTCACCACCAGCTATTGGCAGGCGCCACGGGATCTCGTTCCCACCAACACAGTACTAGCCCGGACCGTCACCATCGAAACCCGTCGATCCGATCCCCAGACGCGCCGACACCTGGAGACCCAGGTGCTCCATTTCAACGGGCTCGGCTGGAATGCATATACCTATCGGTGGAACGAGGACCAGACCGACGCCGTGCTCGTACCGGCTGCGGGCGCTCAGCAGACCCTATCCATCCAAGGTGAACGCTTGCCCGCCGGGAAAGAAACCCTGAACTGGCGGCATCACAGCCGCAGTGAATGCCTCCGCTGCCATAATCCCTGGAATGGAACCCTACTGGGATTCAATCCATCACAGCTCGCTCGGGCCGTGCCCCCAGCCTCGACCTCGACCTCGACCTCGACCTCGACCTCGACCGAGTTCGATACCGAAGCGAAGCGTCTGAGCGCGCTGGGACTCATCACGTTGACCGAGCCAATCAAGGCCTCCGCCGTCAACCCGCACGAATCGACCCACGCCCTGCCCGATCGAGCCCGTTCCTACCTGCATGCGCAGTGCGGACATTGCCATCGAGACAACGCCGGCGGCGCGGTGCTGGTGAAGCTGAATCTGGAACCGTCGCTTGCAGACCTGAGCCTCGTGCAAGCCCGACCGGTGCAAGGTCACCTGGGCCTGACCAACGCACCCTTACTCAGTCCAGGCGACCCGCTCAACTCGCTCCTACTCTACCGATTCGCCAAGCTGGGAAGTTCGCATATGCCGTACCTGGGATCGAGTCTCGTTGACGAGACCGGACTGAACCTGCTCGCTCGTTGGATTCAGGAGATGCCCAGTTCGAACCTGGTGTCCCATCACCCTCGCCTGCTCTCAGCGGCTCGCGCAGTGCTGCCTCAGCTCGGATCCCCCGGCACCCACTCTCAGGGGCAGTTCGCTGCACTCATCCAATCGCCCCAGGGAGCACTGGCGCTGCGCCTAGCCATCGCGGAACGGAGCTCGCCCACCGTCCTGGACCAGGGCATCCTCAATTTGGCCCAAAACGCAGAATCCCCCCTAGTGCGGGATCTGCTTGCCCCGCTTCTCCCCGCGCACGCTCGACGCCAAGTCATTGGAACCGAGCCCGATGTCGAAGCCCTTATCGCTCTTCCCGGAAGCTCCGAACGCGGCAAGGGACTCTTCTTCTCCTCAGCGGGGCTGCAATGCCAGAATTGTCACACCGCACAGGGCGCCGGAAAAGCGATCGGGCCTGATCTGAGTCAGGTCGCCAAGAAGTACACTAAAGACCAGATCCTCCGTCATATTTTGGAGCCCAACCTGTTGATCGACCCGGCCTACGCAACCTGGACCGCGGAAGCCGCCGACGGGGAAAGCTACACAGGCTGCTTGGTCCAGGAGTCGCCCGACCACATTGTTCTAAAGGACACGACGGGGAGCCTGCACTCGCTGCCACGCAGCAACGTGCGGAGCCTGCTTAAATCCGGAACGTCGCTGATGCCAGAAGGCTTGTTGAGCCAATCCACTGCCGAGGAAGTAGCCGACTTACTGGCGTATCTCACTGCACTCCGGGGGGAGTGA